One Sphingobacteruim zhuxiongii DNA window includes the following coding sequences:
- a CDS encoding RNA polymerase sigma factor, whose translation MSNEESHSYVQLLEAISHGNERAFSTLYDLFATELSRHILSKVNDKQVAEDILHDLFYTLWKNRSRLTEIKSVPAYLYSSCRYMILAYYRKRDKSMISEIDLSNIDILADEIAIEDRLYYRYTLDIIATEIENLPEKCRQIFKLSRIDYLSNKEIAEKLSISESTVEKHINKAISRLRVISRPYLLFL comes from the coding sequence ATGTCTAACGAAGAGTCTCATTCCTATGTCCAATTATTGGAGGCAATCAGTCATGGTAATGAGCGTGCTTTTTCTACATTATATGACTTATTTGCTACCGAACTGTCTAGACATATTTTGTCGAAAGTAAATGATAAACAGGTTGCTGAAGACATCCTACATGATCTTTTCTATACCCTTTGGAAAAATAGATCTCGCTTAACAGAAATAAAATCCGTTCCCGCATATCTTTACTCATCTTGTAGGTACATGATTCTGGCCTACTATAGAAAGCGCGACAAATCCATGATTTCTGAAATCGATCTTTCCAACATTGATATCTTAGCTGATGAAATCGCAATTGAGGATCGTTTATACTATCGATACACCTTAGATATTATTGCCACAGAGATTGAAAATCTTCCTGAGAAGTGCCGGCAAATATTTAAGCTGAGTAGAATTGACTACCTCTCTAACAAAGAAATCGCCGAAAAACTGTCAATTTCAGAATCAACAGTTGAAAAACACATCAACAAGGCTATCAGTCGTTTACGAGTAATATCAAGACCATATCTACTTTTTTTATAA
- a CDS encoding SusC/RagA family TonB-linked outer membrane protein, which yields MNFYLYPFLGKEENSACVSNQTNMPKNRTSWNYSRHLPNIIMRLNIILLLLGLALSQAMGRSIAQEITLNKKSTTLSSILKEIEKQSGYSFFYNKNDINAEKKINLSVKKMPLKEVLNNILKPENLTFDYFDKTIVIKKPSQQSRNNSRTQVIQTEIPASKVQQMVRGFVLDSDGKGIVGASIRLKSDPRKAALSGENGEFTLPITSLNEILVFSYLGFESKEVKASLNQAQMRIILQKRENTVDEVIVTGMMNFKRESFSGATATFKQEELKQVANTNVIQAIKSLDPSFLVMENNLSGANPNILPNIELRGTTSISSDNLRDEFTDDPNQPLFILDGFQTKLRNILDLDMNRIASITILKDASSTAIYGSRASNGVVVVETIKPLPGEVRLSYTTDLNMDIADLGSYNMMNSAEILEFEKLSGAYNAAIGQPENQYTFWDQLYNERLQRVKSGVDSYWLSEPIRTGFSNRHSLYAEGGSENVIFNVGGNYKKNNAVMKNSGREEWGGRLNLTYRKDKLSVNNNFSIQGYKANESNYGNFSTWVNTKPYFEKYDSSQKYLEEIKGDGSKTITTIIPNPLYNAGLNSFDNNKSWGITNNLQIIYKLDNAWRFEGGLQLNKETIDYAAFISPLDSRFDQVNALQKGQYTSKKRNQFSYTANAMATYSKSFNKQTFTGNIRLEFEDKQNDLLGFVAEGFPLTSNGNPAFAYAYKANGSPSSAQSISRRNSIVSAANYSYDNRYNVDASFNYDGSTSFGRANSYSPFFSFGGSWNIHRESFFRNNPKVNLLRIRANYGVTGNQNFNSATSISTYSYLTAYNYSGQGVQLATFANENLRWQKTKHLSGGIDAALFDSRLNMTLNLYQKETNDLAVAVDLPASTGLLAYPFNAGDLMVKGLELIVKYNVIQRPEERFLWNIGLTGSRGSQTYDNFNDRLESLNASLQNSNALVRYRDGRSPNDLWAMQSVGIDPASGREIYLTKDGTQTFDYNAKDINVVGNGSPLFQGILSTNLNYRGFTLSAYLRYIWDQDIMNTALFNKVENISRTDITQYNQDKRALYDRWKQPGDQAQFRGISFSDVTPISSRFIQQENTLSLESLSLGYDFRDHALINKLGLSNLKITAIANEVFRSSTVRRERGLNYPYAKSYSLSINARF from the coding sequence ATGAATTTTTACTTATATCCATTCTTGGGTAAAGAAGAGAATTCGGCCTGTGTCTCAAACCAAACGAATATGCCGAAGAATCGAACTTCTTGGAACTACTCAAGACATCTACCAAACATTATAATGAGATTAAATATCATCTTACTGTTGTTAGGACTCGCGCTTTCTCAAGCCATGGGACGCTCTATTGCACAAGAAATAACGCTCAACAAGAAAAGCACCACGCTATCTTCTATTTTAAAAGAGATAGAAAAGCAATCGGGCTACAGTTTTTTCTACAATAAAAATGACATCAATGCCGAAAAGAAGATCAATTTATCGGTCAAAAAAATGCCATTAAAAGAGGTCCTGAATAATATCTTAAAACCCGAGAATCTAACATTTGACTACTTCGACAAAACGATTGTAATCAAAAAACCATCTCAACAATCTCGCAATAACAGCAGGACTCAGGTTATACAAACGGAAATTCCAGCATCCAAAGTTCAGCAAATGGTTCGCGGCTTTGTGCTTGACAGTGATGGTAAGGGAATCGTTGGGGCATCGATACGCTTGAAGTCAGATCCTCGAAAAGCAGCATTGAGTGGCGAAAATGGGGAATTTACACTTCCGATTACCTCGCTAAATGAAATACTCGTTTTTAGTTATTTGGGTTTTGAGAGTAAAGAAGTTAAAGCAAGCTTGAATCAAGCGCAAATGCGCATCATCCTCCAGAAACGCGAGAATACGGTCGATGAGGTTATTGTTACGGGTATGATGAACTTTAAGCGAGAATCGTTCTCCGGAGCAACAGCTACCTTCAAACAGGAAGAGTTAAAACAAGTTGCGAATACCAATGTTATTCAGGCTATAAAGAGCCTAGATCCATCGTTTTTGGTGATGGAGAATAATTTATCAGGGGCAAATCCGAACATCCTTCCGAATATAGAACTTAGAGGAACAACCAGTATTTCAAGCGACAATCTTCGTGATGAATTTACGGATGATCCGAATCAACCATTATTTATATTAGACGGTTTTCAAACCAAGTTGCGCAACATATTGGATCTCGATATGAACCGAATTGCGTCAATAACAATTTTAAAGGATGCTAGTTCCACCGCAATTTATGGTTCTAGAGCATCGAATGGTGTTGTCGTTGTAGAGACGATTAAACCACTCCCTGGAGAAGTGCGCTTAAGTTATACGACAGATCTAAACATGGATATTGCGGACTTAGGCAGCTATAACATGATGAATTCGGCAGAAATCCTAGAGTTTGAGAAGCTTTCTGGTGCATACAATGCAGCAATTGGGCAACCGGAAAATCAATATACCTTCTGGGATCAGTTATACAACGAACGTCTTCAGCGCGTGAAATCTGGAGTGGATTCATACTGGTTAAGTGAGCCTATTCGCACTGGATTTTCTAATCGACACTCACTTTACGCAGAGGGTGGATCAGAAAATGTGATTTTCAACGTCGGCGGAAATTACAAGAAAAACAATGCCGTCATGAAGAATTCCGGACGCGAAGAATGGGGAGGTCGCCTAAATCTAACTTATAGAAAAGATAAACTAAGCGTCAATAACAACTTTAGTATACAAGGCTACAAAGCTAACGAATCAAATTATGGAAACTTCTCTACTTGGGTCAATACCAAGCCATACTTTGAGAAGTATGATTCGTCTCAGAAATACCTAGAAGAAATTAAGGGAGATGGGTCTAAGACGATTACGACTATCATTCCGAATCCTTTGTATAATGCCGGCTTAAATAGCTTTGATAACAATAAAAGTTGGGGCATCACCAATAATCTACAAATTATATACAAATTAGATAACGCATGGCGCTTTGAGGGGGGACTTCAACTTAACAAAGAAACAATTGACTACGCAGCCTTTATATCGCCTTTAGATAGTCGATTTGATCAAGTAAATGCCTTGCAAAAGGGACAATATACGTCCAAAAAAAGAAATCAGTTTTCTTATACCGCCAATGCGATGGCAACCTATTCAAAAAGTTTTAACAAACAGACTTTCACAGGAAATATACGCCTTGAATTCGAGGATAAGCAAAACGACTTATTAGGATTCGTCGCTGAAGGGTTCCCTTTAACGAGTAATGGTAATCCAGCATTTGCTTATGCCTACAAAGCGAATGGATCGCCTTCGTCGGCACAGTCTATCTCTCGTAGGAATTCAATTGTTTCTGCTGCCAATTATAGCTATGATAATCGCTACAATGTGGATGCATCCTTCAACTATGACGGATCCACCTCCTTCGGGAGAGCGAATTCTTATTCTCCATTCTTTTCATTCGGGGGTAGTTGGAATATACATCGAGAATCCTTCTTTAGAAATAACCCAAAAGTGAATTTACTTCGCATACGCGCAAACTATGGGGTTACGGGTAATCAAAACTTTAACTCAGCGACGTCGATCTCCACGTATTCCTATCTGACGGCCTATAATTATTCGGGTCAAGGGGTACAGTTAGCGACTTTTGCCAATGAAAACTTGAGATGGCAGAAAACAAAACATTTAAGTGGAGGAATTGATGCTGCTCTTTTTGACAGTCGCTTAAACATGACCCTAAATCTGTATCAGAAAGAGACAAATGACTTAGCTGTTGCCGTCGATCTTCCTGCTTCAACAGGTCTATTAGCGTATCCTTTTAACGCTGGAGATTTAATGGTCAAAGGTCTTGAGCTTATCGTAAAGTATAACGTTATTCAACGCCCTGAAGAGCGTTTCTTGTGGAACATCGGTTTAACTGGATCCAGAGGTTCTCAGACCTACGACAACTTCAATGATCGCTTAGAAAGTCTTAACGCTTCATTACAGAATTCGAACGCCTTAGTACGCTATCGTGATGGGCGCTCGCCAAATGATCTATGGGCGATGCAATCTGTAGGAATCGACCCTGCGAGCGGCAGAGAAATTTACTTGACGAAGGATGGCACGCAAACCTTTGACTATAATGCTAAGGACATTAATGTAGTTGGCAATGGAAGCCCGCTATTCCAAGGGATATTAAGCACGAACTTAAACTATAGAGGATTTACGCTATCTGCATACCTGCGTTATATTTGGGATCAGGATATTATGAACACCGCTTTGTTTAACAAAGTCGAGAATATTAGCCGTACCGACATCACGCAATACAACCAAGATAAGCGCGCTTTGTATGATCGCTGGAAACAGCCAGGAGATCAAGCTCAATTTCGTGGGATTAGTTTCAGCGATGTCACGCCAATTTCCTCTAGATTTATTCAACAAGAGAATACCCTCTCCCTAGAATCCTTGTCTTTAGGATATGATTTTCGCGATCATGCATTGATTAATAAATTGGGATTGTCAAATCTAAAAATTACGGCTATTGCAAATGAAGTATTCCGCAGCTCTACTGTGCGTAGAGAGCGTGGATTAAACTATCCATATGCAAAATCTTATTCACTATCTATTAATGCTAGATTCTAA
- a CDS encoding RagB/SusD family nutrient uptake outer membrane protein, whose amino-acid sequence MNTSTNKSLLITFFTAFSLLAASCQKWLDVKPEDKFTKEQIYQTPEGVKEVMNGIYLRLGSEKLYGSYLSMTVLDVMAQRYRIGSDKNPYYYYSNYSFNEKKVQDGLADIWTDMYVTIGNINDFIKILPTVNNGLTQEQKDQYIGEAIGIRAFLHFDLLRMFGNYYDETTKTEEAIPYYRTLSTDIEPFSSSEMVISYILEDIAEAERLMAKDPIIGKTGLDDLNNNRFHLYAAKALKARVYHWANEKGKAYQTAKEVIALQDAFPWVKHADITISGKDTDRKFFSENIFSVFNPDLYDIQLNTFDGNLLEGDLLATGSSNAISKVYENNESDYRYTYLWPYATAGIGYRTFIKYVDLVNKDNLSRYMVPLIRISEMYYIAAECAENPTEGLTYLNTVRQHRNIITDITNPSILKNELTKEYRKEFYGEGQLWYYYKRSKITSIMSMTANGSNTTISLTNYKLPIPQVELNGR is encoded by the coding sequence ATGAACACAAGCACAAATAAAAGCTTACTTATTACATTCTTCACGGCCTTTTCATTACTTGCTGCTTCTTGTCAGAAGTGGTTAGATGTAAAACCGGAAGATAAGTTTACGAAAGAACAAATATACCAGACTCCCGAAGGCGTCAAGGAAGTCATGAACGGAATATACCTTCGCCTTGGCAGCGAGAAGCTTTATGGCTCATATTTGAGCATGACGGTCCTTGACGTTATGGCTCAACGCTACCGAATAGGTTCTGACAAGAATCCATATTATTACTACAGCAATTACAGCTTTAATGAGAAGAAAGTTCAAGATGGGCTTGCTGATATTTGGACAGACATGTATGTAACCATCGGTAACATCAATGATTTTATAAAAATCCTTCCTACTGTAAACAATGGCTTAACCCAAGAGCAAAAAGATCAATACATCGGAGAAGCCATAGGTATACGTGCATTTTTGCATTTCGATTTACTACGTATGTTCGGTAATTATTACGACGAAACCACAAAAACGGAAGAAGCTATCCCGTATTATCGTACATTATCAACGGATATTGAGCCTTTTTCCAGCTCTGAAATGGTTATCAGCTACATTCTTGAAGATATTGCCGAAGCCGAAAGATTAATGGCCAAAGACCCCATCATTGGGAAAACAGGGCTTGATGATTTAAATAATAATCGATTCCATCTCTATGCTGCCAAAGCATTGAAAGCTCGTGTCTATCACTGGGCAAACGAAAAAGGTAAGGCCTATCAAACTGCCAAAGAAGTGATCGCCCTACAAGATGCCTTTCCATGGGTAAAACATGCAGACATTACTATCTCCGGTAAAGACACCGATAGAAAGTTCTTTTCAGAGAATATCTTTTCCGTTTTTAATCCAGACCTATACGATATACAGCTCAATACATTTGATGGAAATTTATTGGAGGGAGACTTACTCGCGACAGGCTCCTCAAATGCTATCAGCAAAGTCTATGAGAACAACGAAAGTGACTATCGCTACACCTATTTATGGCCTTACGCAACAGCCGGAATTGGTTACCGGACTTTCATAAAATATGTGGATTTGGTTAACAAAGACAATTTAAGTCGCTATATGGTTCCATTGATTCGGATTTCCGAGATGTATTACATTGCTGCTGAATGTGCCGAAAACCCTACAGAAGGTTTAACGTATTTGAATACGGTTCGTCAGCACCGAAATATTATTACGGATATCACAAATCCTTCAATTTTAAAGAATGAACTTACTAAAGAGTACCGCAAGGAATTCTATGGTGAAGGGCAACTGTGGTATTACTACAAGCGTAGTAAAATTACAAGTATCATGAGTATGACTGCAAATGGAAGTAATACGACCATTTCTTTAACCAATTATAAATTACCGATTCCACAAGTTGAATTAAACGGACGTTAA
- a CDS encoding DUF4843 domain-containing protein has protein sequence MKYLPIYILFTLIFLSACKEEGLMTYSVEDSGSSLYFTEKINRSSKDTLMKVISLGRTPEDIKDSIIFIPVSIIGPVANQDRPIHIDIPDSATMKEGLHFDFINRPMIRANHVVDTIYLKLHRTPDLLKNRVYLKLDLKSNEYFDTRITTKINSKVEQDIISYSLSYDDMFPIPHLWTTWPSKPTFIGFFGEYSRRKVELLIEVLKIDPEMLYNPERIPKISQIVNWSSYMKYWLNKQKAEGNTQFDENNKEITMGPSA, from the coding sequence ATGAAATATTTACCTATCTATATTTTATTCACCTTGATCTTTCTTTCTGCATGTAAGGAAGAAGGCTTGATGACTTACAGCGTTGAAGACAGTGGATCCAGTCTGTATTTTACGGAAAAGATAAATCGCAGTTCAAAAGACACATTAATGAAAGTGATTTCATTAGGACGAACGCCAGAGGATATTAAGGACAGTATCATCTTCATTCCTGTTAGTATTATTGGCCCAGTAGCTAATCAAGATCGACCAATCCATATCGATATCCCTGATTCAGCGACAATGAAAGAAGGTTTACACTTTGATTTTATCAATCGACCTATGATCAGAGCAAACCATGTCGTCGATACAATTTATCTCAAACTTCATCGAACTCCTGATTTGCTAAAAAATCGGGTTTATCTAAAGTTGGATCTCAAGTCGAACGAATACTTTGATACACGGATTACAACTAAGATAAATAGCAAAGTCGAGCAAGATATTATTAGCTACTCTTTGTCCTATGATGACATGTTTCCAATTCCACATTTATGGACGACATGGCCAAGTAAACCAACCTTCATCGGCTTTTTTGGAGAATACTCGAGAAGAAAGGTTGAATTACTTATTGAGGTGTTAAAGATCGACCCTGAAATGCTTTACAATCCAGAAAGAATACCAAAAATATCACAAATAGTGAATTGGTCAAGCTATATGAAGTACTGGCTGAATAAACAAAAGGCAGAAGGCAATACTCAATTTGATGAAAACAATAAAGAAATTACGATGGGGCCATCCGCTTAA
- a CDS encoding LacI family DNA-binding transcriptional regulator, with the protein MSNITLKELAMKLGISVSTVSKALNDSFEISDETKQRVRDMADEYNYRPNILAKSLKTGRSNTIAVIIPYLANPFQSQILEGAQQAANERNYKLVFMQSRENAELEADSLRTLHQQNIDGVIITPSADSNLKYLKQFHQLCPLVLVDRIDFDLPTFKIGVNNEKGAFDATQHLIDMGRTDILVLCGKNIGVSQKRIAGYKKALLANYITAKEENIIQVDYGQSREDLIKNLTNLLANKLKEHDNPIGLLGTTDTLTVNALGILSKLEISVPAQVAVIGFANTEIAESLNPSLSTIIQPAFEIGYKGVEKLIQMVESKNRFQIDFDTTILDTTIIQRRSSKA; encoded by the coding sequence ATGAGTAATATTACCCTTAAGGAGTTGGCGATGAAGTTAGGGATTTCGGTATCTACCGTATCGAAAGCTCTGAACGATAGTTTTGAAATTAGTGATGAAACGAAGCAACGTGTTCGCGACATGGCCGATGAATATAATTATCGTCCCAATATTTTGGCAAAAAGCTTAAAAACGGGGCGTAGCAATACCATTGCTGTTATCATTCCTTACCTGGCAAACCCATTTCAATCTCAAATACTCGAAGGCGCGCAACAGGCGGCCAATGAACGCAATTATAAGTTGGTTTTTATGCAAAGCCGCGAAAATGCAGAATTGGAAGCAGATTCGTTACGTACCTTACATCAACAAAACATCGATGGTGTCATCATAACGCCCTCCGCGGACTCCAATCTAAAATACTTAAAGCAATTTCATCAGCTTTGTCCGTTGGTTTTAGTGGATCGAATTGATTTTGATTTGCCTACTTTTAAGATTGGTGTAAATAATGAAAAAGGAGCTTTCGACGCCACCCAACATTTGATTGATATGGGCAGAACGGATATTCTAGTGCTTTGCGGAAAGAATATCGGCGTGAGTCAGAAGCGGATAGCGGGTTATAAAAAAGCGTTATTGGCAAACTATATCACGGCAAAAGAAGAGAATATTATTCAAGTAGATTATGGGCAGTCGAGAGAAGATCTGATTAAAAACTTGACCAATCTGTTGGCCAACAAGTTGAAAGAGCACGACAATCCAATAGGTTTGCTTGGAACGACCGATACATTGACCGTAAATGCTTTAGGTATTCTTTCGAAATTGGAGATTTCCGTTCCCGCGCAAGTCGCTGTTATCGGTTTTGCAAATACGGAGATTGCTGAATCACTGAACCCATCACTTTCAACAATTATTCAACCAGCATTTGAAATAGGGTACAAGGGTGTTGAGAAATTAATACAAATGGTCGAGTCAAAAAACCGTTTTCAGATTGATTTCGACACGACCATTTTGGATACCACCATTATTCAACGTCGCTCGTCTAAAGCTTAA
- a CDS encoding FecR family protein: protein MQDNKPPKETTKFLQHSSNQEENAQVLFWYDQLGFNTENSDEIADQITFSAKERLMQQLILDKKRRTFRLWSRITAAAAILLVGFFAWKTNYSPQSTLKDATDAQLAAVKPAKEHAIITLETGEEIDLDQLAINESIQIGEIKIIKNSKGEVSYINSKTGEAQMNTIRVPKASIYSLTLSDGSKVTLNAESKLTYPSAFAGKDRTVKLEGEGYFDVKHTSTDSRFIVETQKQEIEVLGTKFNIKTFQKEENSYTTLASGSVRVKSNVQDNLQILKPGQQARTDNGGKLTVKNADLEKVLGWTNGQFVFDGENNGETFEEISRWYDVDISYQRNSKNIEYVGKIPRNLTLDKLIELMSYAGLEVDANIDHHNRIKLQIK from the coding sequence ATGCAAGACAATAAACCACCAAAAGAGACAACCAAATTTCTTCAGCACTCTTCCAACCAAGAAGAGAATGCACAAGTACTTTTTTGGTATGACCAGCTTGGCTTTAACACAGAAAATTCCGATGAAATAGCCGATCAGATTACGTTTTCGGCTAAGGAAAGATTAATGCAACAATTGATTCTTGACAAGAAACGAAGAACTTTTCGGTTGTGGTCGCGAATTACCGCAGCAGCCGCTATACTGTTAGTTGGTTTCTTCGCTTGGAAAACAAATTACAGTCCTCAAAGCACTTTAAAAGATGCGACAGATGCTCAACTCGCTGCCGTAAAACCCGCTAAAGAGCACGCCATTATTACATTGGAAACCGGAGAAGAAATTGATTTAGATCAGCTTGCCATCAATGAGTCAATACAAATTGGCGAAATCAAGATTATTAAGAATAGTAAGGGCGAGGTTAGCTACATAAACAGTAAGACAGGCGAAGCCCAAATGAATACCATTCGAGTTCCAAAAGCCTCGATATATAGTTTGACGTTGAGCGATGGTAGTAAAGTCACGCTTAATGCAGAGTCAAAACTAACTTACCCCAGTGCATTTGCAGGAAAGGACCGAACCGTAAAATTAGAGGGTGAAGGCTATTTTGATGTCAAACATACATCAACTGACAGTCGCTTTATTGTCGAGACACAAAAGCAAGAGATCGAAGTTCTGGGTACTAAGTTCAACATTAAAACTTTCCAAAAAGAAGAAAATAGCTATACGACCTTGGCATCTGGCTCCGTTCGCGTCAAAAGTAACGTGCAGGATAATCTGCAAATCTTAAAACCTGGACAACAAGCACGCACTGATAATGGCGGAAAATTGACTGTTAAGAATGCCGATTTAGAAAAGGTACTGGGATGGACAAATGGACAATTTGTTTTTGATGGAGAAAACAATGGCGAAACTTTCGAAGAGATTTCGAGATGGTACGATGTTGACATTTCCTATCAGCGAAACAGCAAGAATATCGAGTATGTCGGAAAGATACCAAGAAACCTCACCTTAGATAAGCTTATAGAACTCATGAGCTATGCGGGACTAGAGGTCGATGCAAATATAGATCATCACAATCGAATCAAATTACAAATCAAATAA